In Mycolicibacterium alvei, a single window of DNA contains:
- a CDS encoding P-II family nitrogen regulator yields MKLITAIVKPFTLEDVKTGLEQTGILGMTVSEVQGYGRQKGHTEVYRGAEYSVDFVPKVRVEVVVDDSAVDKVVDVIVQAARTGKIGDGKVWVSPVDTVVRVRTGERGTDAL; encoded by the coding sequence ATGAAGCTGATCACTGCGATCGTCAAGCCGTTCACGCTAGAGGATGTCAAGACCGGCCTGGAGCAGACGGGCATCCTGGGGATGACGGTCAGCGAGGTACAGGGCTACGGCCGGCAAAAGGGCCACACCGAGGTCTACCGCGGTGCCGAGTACTCGGTCGATTTCGTGCCGAAGGTCCGGGTGGAGGTCGTCGTCGACGACTCCGCTGTCGACAAGGTCGTGGACGTCATCGTGCAGGCCGCCCGCACCGGCAAGATCGGCGACGGGAAAGTCTGGGTCAGCCCGGTCGACACCGTCGTCCGCGTCCGCACCGGGGAACGGGGTACCGACGCCCTGTAG
- a CDS encoding PE-PPE domain-containing protein, with amino-acid sequence MRVLRGVALTLAALVGTVGLVVTASMSTLVQLAATALIMGGTGMKALGDPHSWGAGTYVDQVNNTYLSDWRLDEDDLKWVSTPEQFWPATSLSDISFDTSVARGVLSLSNAVLNTLGQKIVVGYSQSAAIATQAKRNLAELRAQGATVPSAGELSFVFVANPNRPNGGILARFEGLYIPILGVSFDSATQDDEYRTIDVARQYDLIADFPKYPLNLLADLNALMGYFYLHPNYGSSVVNLDDPSTYTSYTSGNTTYYLVNTEHLPLLQPLRNIGILTPVLDLIEPTLRVLIELAYDRTPENMGVPTRAGLMPHIDLGKLASDLRTAARQGVQDALAGLGIHTADTADVHTGNVAALDKPAIEKVSPDISTPDGPQPERTRLHVTRTHPTTDSDTVAVARADAAESDPEPKDPEVEVKTEAEAKTEVETKTPSKTRITAERIRQSVRQALSPKDSVGVKGDGSGTDPRPNRRIPRSDESGSTQPKSGPAGTKDSGKQGKPHRSHRATQSDAA; translated from the coding sequence ATGCGTGTGCTTCGGGGGGTAGCACTGACGCTGGCCGCTCTGGTCGGCACCGTCGGGCTGGTCGTGACGGCGAGCATGTCCACGCTGGTTCAGCTGGCTGCCACGGCGCTCATCATGGGTGGAACCGGGATGAAGGCGCTGGGTGATCCGCACAGCTGGGGCGCCGGCACATACGTGGACCAGGTGAACAACACGTATCTGTCCGATTGGCGCCTGGACGAGGACGACTTGAAATGGGTGTCGACACCGGAACAGTTCTGGCCGGCGACCAGTCTGAGCGACATCAGTTTCGACACCTCGGTCGCCCGCGGGGTCCTCAGCCTCAGTAACGCCGTACTCAACACGCTGGGACAAAAAATCGTCGTCGGCTACTCGCAGAGTGCCGCCATCGCCACCCAGGCGAAGCGGAACCTGGCCGAACTCCGAGCCCAGGGCGCCACGGTGCCCTCAGCCGGCGAACTGTCATTCGTCTTCGTGGCCAACCCCAACCGGCCCAACGGAGGAATCCTGGCCCGGTTCGAGGGTCTCTACATCCCGATCCTCGGGGTCAGCTTCGACAGCGCCACCCAGGATGATGAATACAGGACGATCGACGTCGCCCGCCAGTACGACCTGATCGCCGACTTTCCCAAATATCCACTCAACCTTCTGGCCGATCTGAACGCCCTGATGGGCTACTTCTACCTACATCCGAACTACGGGTCATCGGTGGTCAACCTCGACGATCCGAGTACCTACACGTCCTATACCTCCGGCAACACCACCTACTACCTGGTGAACACCGAGCACCTGCCACTACTGCAGCCGTTGCGGAACATCGGAATTCTGACGCCGGTGCTCGACCTGATCGAGCCGACTCTGCGGGTGCTGATCGAGCTCGCCTATGACCGCACGCCGGAGAACATGGGAGTACCAACCCGTGCCGGGCTGATGCCACACATCGATCTCGGCAAGCTCGCATCGGACCTGCGCACCGCAGCCCGGCAGGGTGTGCAGGATGCACTCGCCGGCCTGGGCATCCACACCGCTGACACAGCCGACGTCCACACAGGAAACGTTGCTGCACTGGATAAGCCGGCGATCGAGAAGGTGTCCCCCGACATTTCGACGCCGGACGGCCCTCAGCCCGAACGCACCCGACTGCACGTGACCCGCACTCACCCCACAACGGACAGCGACACCGTCGCCGTCGCTCGCGCCGATGCCGCCGAGTCCGATCCGGAGCCGAAAGATCCTGAGGTCGAAGTCAAGACTGAGGCCGAGGCCAAGACTGAGGTCGAGACCAAGACTCCGTCGAAGACGAGAATCACGGCCGAGCGAATCCGGCAGTCAGTGCGGCAGGCACTCTCCCCCAAGGATTCCGTCGGTGTCAAAGGTGACGGGTCAGGTACCGACCCGCGCCCGAACCGCAGAATTCCTCGCTCCGACGAAAGCGGTTCAACCCAGCCCAAATCCGGACCCGCGGGGACGAAAGACAGCGGCAAACAAGGAAAGCCGCACCGTAGCCACCGCGCCACGCAGTCCGACGCGGCATAG
- a CDS encoding ammonium transporter translates to MEQFPILGAPDTGDTAWMLAAAALVLLMTPGLAFFYGGMVRAKGVLNMIMMSISAMGVITVLWALYGYSVAFGDNTAGVIGDPGQFFGLKGLIGANGSADAPIALVGTIPATVFVGFQLMFAIITVALISGAVADRIKFGSWLLFAALWATFIYFPVAHWVFDFDVTGSDGETVIHQGGWIANQLKAIDFAGGTAVHINAGVAGLVLAIILGKRLGWPGTPMRPHNLPFVMLGAGLLWFGWYGFNAGSAVSANGVAGSTFVTTTVATAAAMLAWLLTERIRDGHATSLGAASGIVAGLVAITPSCSSVNVVGALAIGVTAGVLCALAVGLKFKFGFDDSLDVVGVHLVGGLVGTLLVGLVATTEAPAGVAGLFYGGGFDQLWRQAVGAGAVLLYSAVGTAILALIVKYTVGLRLDKEEEASGIDESEHAESAYDFVAVGTGSVLGRHGGEE, encoded by the coding sequence GTGGAGCAATTCCCGATATTGGGTGCGCCGGACACCGGTGACACGGCATGGATGCTGGCCGCCGCCGCGCTCGTGCTGTTGATGACACCGGGCCTGGCCTTCTTCTACGGCGGCATGGTGCGCGCCAAGGGCGTCCTCAACATGATCATGATGAGCATCAGTGCGATGGGTGTCATCACGGTCCTGTGGGCGCTGTACGGGTACTCGGTTGCGTTCGGTGACAACACCGCAGGTGTGATCGGCGACCCCGGGCAGTTCTTCGGCCTCAAGGGCCTGATCGGAGCGAACGGCTCGGCCGATGCGCCCATCGCGCTGGTCGGAACGATCCCGGCCACCGTGTTCGTGGGCTTCCAGTTGATGTTCGCGATCATCACGGTCGCCCTGATCTCCGGTGCCGTCGCCGACCGCATCAAGTTCGGCAGCTGGCTGCTGTTTGCCGCGCTGTGGGCGACCTTCATCTACTTCCCGGTCGCGCACTGGGTCTTCGACTTCGACGTCACGGGCTCCGACGGTGAGACCGTGATTCACCAAGGTGGATGGATCGCGAACCAGCTCAAGGCAATTGACTTCGCCGGTGGCACCGCGGTGCACATCAACGCGGGCGTCGCAGGCCTGGTCCTGGCCATCATCCTCGGCAAGCGGCTCGGTTGGCCCGGCACGCCGATGCGCCCGCACAACCTCCCGTTCGTGATGCTCGGCGCCGGGCTGCTGTGGTTCGGCTGGTACGGCTTCAACGCCGGTTCTGCGGTGTCGGCCAACGGAGTTGCCGGTTCGACCTTCGTCACAACCACGGTGGCAACCGCCGCGGCGATGCTGGCCTGGCTGCTCACCGAGCGCATCCGTGACGGACATGCCACCTCGTTGGGTGCGGCATCGGGCATCGTTGCCGGACTGGTAGCCATCACGCCGTCCTGCTCATCGGTGAATGTTGTGGGCGCGCTGGCGATCGGTGTTACCGCAGGTGTCCTGTGCGCGCTGGCGGTGGGCTTGAAGTTCAAGTTCGGTTTCGACGATTCGCTCGACGTGGTGGGCGTGCACCTGGTCGGCGGACTCGTCGGCACGTTGCTGGTCGGCCTGGTGGCGACCACGGAAGCACCTGCCGGTGTTGCGGGTCTTTTCTATGGTGGCGGGTTCGATCAGCTGTGGCGACAGGCGGTCGGAGCAGGTGCTGTTCTGCTCTATTCGGCGGTAGGTACCGCTATCTTGGCGTTGATTGTCAAATACACCGTGGGCCTGCGCCTGGACAAAGAAGAGGAGGCATCCGGTATCGACGAGTCCGAGCACGCTGAAAGCGCTTACGACTTCGTCGCGGTCGGAACCGGTTCTGTTCTTGGTCGTCACGGCGGGGAGGAATAA
- the ftsY gene encoding signal recognition particle-docking protein FtsY, with the protein MTEGALLGLWIAIAVVAVLVVVAITVGLVRYRRRRISLSERDDAKPIDRSGGYTASSGITFSTSDTPTLERIDTSGLPAVGDDATIPRDAPKRAISDVQLPEPPAEPVAPEKPVEPDEPEVAVEPTEAPDAVAAAVEDIAPAEGRMDRLRGRLAKSQNALGRSMLGLLGGGDLDEDSWEAVEDTLLIADLGPVVTESVVAALRERMASKSVRSEADARAVLREVLMSELRPELDRSIKALPHADKPSVLLVVGVNGTGKTTTVGKLARVLVADGRRVVLGAADTFRAAAADQLQTWAARVGAEVVRGPEGADPASVAFDAVDEGIKAGADVVVIDTAGRLHTKTGLMDELGKVKRVVEKRATVDEVLLVLDATIGQNSLPQAKVFADVVDITGVVLTKLDGTAKGGIVFRVQQELGVPVKLVGLGEGPDDLAPFEPAAFVDALLG; encoded by the coding sequence GTGACAGAAGGTGCGTTGTTGGGTCTGTGGATCGCTATCGCGGTCGTCGCCGTTCTCGTCGTCGTCGCCATCACCGTGGGGTTGGTGCGGTACCGGCGGCGGCGGATCAGCCTGTCGGAGCGGGACGACGCAAAACCGATCGATCGCTCCGGCGGTTACACGGCTTCCTCGGGAATCACGTTCAGCACGTCGGACACGCCGACCCTGGAGCGCATCGACACCAGCGGGCTGCCTGCGGTCGGTGACGACGCCACCATTCCGCGAGACGCGCCCAAACGTGCCATCTCCGATGTGCAACTGCCGGAACCGCCGGCTGAGCCGGTCGCGCCGGAGAAACCTGTCGAACCCGACGAGCCGGAAGTGGCCGTCGAGCCGACCGAGGCGCCGGATGCCGTTGCCGCTGCCGTGGAGGACATCGCCCCGGCCGAAGGGCGCATGGACCGGTTGCGGGGCCGTCTCGCCAAGTCCCAGAACGCGTTGGGCCGCAGCATGCTCGGGCTGCTCGGCGGCGGTGACCTCGACGAGGACTCATGGGAGGCGGTCGAGGACACCCTGCTGATCGCCGACCTGGGCCCGGTGGTCACCGAGTCCGTCGTCGCGGCATTGCGTGAGCGGATGGCCAGCAAGAGCGTGCGGAGTGAGGCCGACGCCCGTGCGGTGCTGCGCGAGGTGCTGATGTCGGAGCTGCGGCCCGAGCTGGACCGTTCGATCAAGGCGCTGCCGCACGCTGACAAGCCGTCGGTGCTGTTGGTTGTCGGCGTGAACGGCACCGGTAAAACCACCACGGTGGGCAAGCTGGCGCGGGTTCTGGTGGCCGACGGTCGCCGCGTCGTACTCGGCGCCGCCGACACGTTCCGTGCCGCGGCCGCCGACCAGTTGCAGACCTGGGCCGCGCGGGTGGGCGCAGAGGTGGTGCGGGGGCCCGAAGGCGCCGATCCCGCGTCGGTGGCGTTCGATGCCGTCGACGAGGGCATCAAGGCCGGCGCCGATGTCGTCGTGATCGATACCGCTGGCCGCCTGCACACCAAGACCGGCCTGATGGATGAGCTCGGCAAGGTCAAACGAGTGGTGGAGAAGCGCGCCACCGTCGACGAGGTGCTGTTGGTGCTCGATGCCACCATCGGGCAGAACAGCCTGCCGCAGGCCAAGGTGTTCGCCGACGTCGTGGATATCACCGGGGTGGTGTTGACCAAGCTGGACGGCACCGCCAAGGGCGGCATCGTGTTCCGGGTTCAGCAGGAACTCGGCGTGCCGGTCAAGCTCGTCGGGCTCGGTGAGGGGCCCGATGACCTCGCACCGTTTGAGCCCGCCGCGTTCGTCGACGCCCTGCTGGGCTAG
- a CDS encoding acylphosphatase: MTGPDLPAGDPDAEVRLSAWVHGHVQGVGFRWWTRSRALELGLCGFASNRPDGRVHVVAQGPRAKCQRLLELLQSGQTPGSVDNVVADWADADATMAGFHER; this comes from the coding sequence ATGACCGGACCGGACCTTCCCGCCGGTGACCCCGATGCAGAGGTGCGGCTGAGCGCCTGGGTGCACGGTCATGTGCAAGGCGTGGGGTTCCGGTGGTGGACCCGATCCCGTGCCCTGGAGCTCGGTCTGTGCGGGTTTGCTTCGAATCGGCCCGACGGCCGGGTGCATGTGGTGGCCCAGGGGCCACGCGCGAAATGTCAGCGATTGCTTGAGCTGCTCCAGAGCGGCCAGACCCCGGGCTCGGTCGATAACGTCGTCGCAGATTGGGCGGATGCCGACGCCACGATGGCGGGGTTTCACGAACGGTAG
- a CDS encoding [protein-PII] uridylyltransferase, which produces MTEQQPQSAHEPAGTSGQEGPAGSPRPANDLAAATQQLLTGGSRQLDAAALRDALLDLHEFWLTTKATEIGITATSGFAIVATGGLGRGEMLPYSDLDLMLLHDNMPVELVAEVAEKLWYPLWDANIRIDHSVRTVPEALKVAGEDIAVGLAMLDARHMAGDADLSVLLIGGARRQWRIGIASRFDELVEYAQARWQRSGQIAHRAEPDLKSGRGGLRDVQLLNALAIAQLADVYPSRSLASPTGTLGGAHLSLLNVRTELHRVSGRGRELLLAQHADEIGAALRIGDRFDLARTLSDAARTVSYYVDSGIRTAANALPRRGFAALRRPVRRPLDEGVIEYAGEVILARDARPERDPGLILRVAAASASTGLPMAVSTLSRLAETAPELRTPWPRQALKDLLVLLASGPATVATIEALDRTGLWGRLFPEWGAVRDLPPRDVVHIWTVDRHLVETVSRASAFTTRVSRPDLLLLGSLCHDIGKGRGGDHSVIGAELATQIGTRLGLWPSDIEVLSKIARYHLLLPDTATRRDLQDPKTIDAVVDALGGDMVLLELLHVLAEADSLATGPGVWGDWKASLIGDLVRRCRLVMAGESLPQPDPVEPRFMALAGDGGVHVELTAGDGPHLYNVTMIAPDRRGLLSKAAGVLALNSLRVHSASVNSHEGSAINTFAVSPHFGAPPPAELLRQQFILALDGELDVIGSLERRDHEAAQHPTTRAGEILASVPANHVPAPPRILWSPGTSPEDLIVQIRTIDRSGLLARLTAVFERDGVDVGWAKVTTLGSSVVDVFCITAPADDEAGRAAVRGELERDMFAILPAPPPAKPSKPAEQAG; this is translated from the coding sequence ATGACAGAGCAGCAGCCACAATCCGCGCACGAGCCGGCCGGCACCTCCGGACAGGAGGGTCCGGCCGGCTCGCCGCGGCCGGCCAACGATCTGGCGGCGGCCACCCAGCAGTTGCTCACCGGTGGATCCCGTCAACTGGATGCGGCCGCCCTGCGGGACGCATTACTCGACTTGCACGAATTCTGGCTCACCACAAAGGCTACCGAGATCGGGATCACGGCCACCAGTGGGTTCGCCATCGTGGCCACCGGTGGTCTGGGCCGCGGCGAGATGTTGCCGTACTCCGACCTCGACCTCATGTTGCTGCACGACAACATGCCGGTCGAGCTGGTCGCTGAGGTGGCCGAAAAGCTCTGGTATCCCTTGTGGGACGCCAATATTCGCATCGATCACAGTGTGCGCACCGTACCCGAAGCCCTCAAGGTCGCAGGCGAAGACATCGCGGTGGGCCTGGCGATGCTAGATGCCCGTCATATGGCCGGCGACGCCGACCTGTCGGTGCTGCTGATCGGCGGTGCGCGCCGGCAGTGGCGGATCGGAATTGCCTCGCGGTTCGACGAACTCGTCGAGTACGCGCAGGCGCGCTGGCAGCGCAGCGGCCAGATTGCCCACCGTGCCGAACCTGACCTGAAGTCGGGCCGCGGCGGTCTGCGGGACGTACAACTGCTCAACGCGCTCGCGATCGCGCAACTGGCCGACGTATATCCGAGTCGGTCCCTGGCGTCGCCGACCGGAACGCTCGGCGGTGCCCACCTGTCCCTGCTGAACGTGCGCACCGAACTGCACCGCGTTTCCGGTCGTGGTCGGGAACTGCTGTTGGCTCAGCATGCCGACGAAATCGGCGCGGCCCTGCGGATCGGCGATCGATTCGACCTGGCCCGGACCCTGTCGGATGCGGCCCGCACGGTCAGCTATTACGTCGACTCCGGTATTCGAACGGCCGCCAATGCCTTACCGCGGCGGGGGTTCGCTGCGCTGCGCCGCCCGGTGCGCCGCCCACTCGACGAAGGAGTGATCGAATACGCCGGTGAGGTGATCCTGGCCCGCGACGCGCGTCCGGAACGTGATCCGGGGCTGATCCTGCGGGTTGCCGCGGCGTCGGCCAGTACCGGGCTGCCGATGGCGGTGTCCACGCTGAGCCGGCTGGCCGAGACCGCGCCGGAGTTGCGTACGCCGTGGCCGCGCCAAGCTCTCAAGGACCTACTGGTGTTGCTCGCGTCGGGCCCCGCCACCGTCGCCACCATCGAGGCGCTGGACCGCACCGGCCTGTGGGGCCGGCTGTTCCCGGAGTGGGGTGCGGTACGGGACTTGCCGCCGCGAGACGTCGTGCACATCTGGACAGTGGATCGCCATCTGGTCGAAACCGTCTCGCGGGCAAGCGCTTTCACCACCCGGGTGTCGCGTCCCGATCTACTGCTGCTGGGTTCGCTGTGCCACGACATCGGCAAGGGCCGCGGCGGCGACCACAGCGTGATCGGTGCGGAGCTGGCCACCCAGATCGGCACCCGGCTGGGCCTGTGGCCGTCCGACATCGAGGTGCTCTCGAAGATCGCCCGGTATCACCTGCTGTTGCCCGACACCGCGACGCGACGAGACCTCCAGGACCCCAAGACCATTGACGCAGTGGTCGATGCTCTCGGCGGGGACATGGTGCTGCTGGAGTTGCTCCACGTCCTGGCCGAGGCCGATTCGCTGGCCACCGGACCCGGGGTGTGGGGCGACTGGAAGGCATCGCTGATCGGTGACCTGGTGCGACGGTGCCGGCTGGTGATGGCAGGGGAATCGCTGCCGCAGCCCGATCCGGTCGAGCCGCGGTTCATGGCCTTGGCCGGTGACGGCGGCGTCCATGTCGAGCTCACCGCGGGCGACGGTCCGCACCTCTACAACGTGACGATGATCGCCCCGGACCGGCGTGGCCTGCTGTCCAAGGCTGCCGGCGTGCTGGCGTTGAACTCGCTGCGGGTCCACTCGGCCTCGGTCAACAGCCACGAGGGTTCGGCGATCAACACGTTCGCGGTGTCTCCGCACTTCGGTGCGCCACCGCCGGCCGAATTGCTGCGCCAGCAGTTCATCCTGGCGCTCGACGGCGAACTGGATGTGATCGGCTCGCTGGAACGCCGCGACCACGAGGCCGCCCAGCATCCGACAACCCGGGCCGGCGAGATCCTGGCCTCGGTGCCGGCCAACCATGTGCCCGCCCCGCCCCGCATCCTGTGGTCGCCGGGTACGTCTCCCGAAGACCTGATCGTCCAGATCCGCACGATCGACCGGTCGGGTCTGTTGGCCCGGCTGACCGCGGTGTTCGAGCGCGACGGGGTGGATGTCGGCTGGGCGAAGGTCACCACGCTGGGATCCTCGGTGGTCGACGTCTTCTGCATCACCGCACCGGCCGACGACGAAGCGGGACGGGCCGCGGTACGCGGGGAACTGGAGCGCGACATGTTCGCGATCCTGCCCGCGCCGCCACCGGCGAAACCGTCGAAGCCGGCCGAACAGGCCGGCTGA
- the smc gene encoding chromosome segregation protein SMC — protein MHLKSLTLKGFKSFASPTTLRFEPGITCVVGPNGSGKSNVVDALTWVMGEQGAKTLRGGKMEDVIFAGTSSRAPLGRAEVTLTIDNSDNALPIEYSEVSITRRVFRDGAGEYEINGSSCRLMDVQELLSDSGIGREMHVIVGQGKLAEILESRPEDRRAFIEEAAGVLKHRKRKEKAVRKLDSMAANLARLTDLTTELRRQLKPLGRQAEMARRAATIQADLRDARLRLAADDLVRRQVEFHNTNQAETTLRREHDEATVRLEASTVELQAHEAAVAELTRRAEAAQQTWFRASALAERVSATVRIATDRAQLFEAETEVSTGQDPEALEAEADEVAELEMELLGELEESRIVLESARAELAEREQFAAEVERAHLAAARAEADRREGLARLAGQVDTMRTRVESIDDGVMRMSVNIEEAAAKAQLAQAEFETVQSRVGELDAGEVGLDEQHDRSVAALRLADERVSELQSAERAAERQVASLQARIEALSVSLDRRDGAAWLQKNHSGAGLFGTIGEYLKVQPGHEVAVATVLGAAADALAAEDFGVAAAAVAALKQSDGGRAALLLGDWKVNGSAPSGALPDGAIWANDVVTVPDRLRGAITAMLAGVAVVTDLPAGVQLVSARPDLRAVTADGDLVGAGWISGGSDRKPSTLEISSEIDKARRELEAAERQTGELAAALSGALTEQAARQESAEEAMAALNESDAAISAIYEQLGRLGQDARGASDEWQRLIRQRDELEGGRAQTVEELAELESRLRNAEQLPMFEAEPVDRQTSTAAVEAARSVEVEARLSVRTAEERANAVRGRADSLRRAAAAEREARERAQRAREARAHAAQVAAAVSESGRVVAQRLSAVVAVASRMRDELATERQLRATSLSQVREVVTELNARIATLTDSLHRDEMAKAQASLRIEQLEAQVLEQFGMPAADLIAEYGPQIALPPSDLEITEYEQARERGEQVMAPAPMPFDRPTQERRAKKAERELSELGRVNPLALEEFAALEERYNFLSTQLEDVKAARSDLLDVIADVDTRILQVFTEAYVDVEREFEQVFSTLFPGGEGRLLLTNPADMLTTGIEVEARPPGKKIKRLSLLSGGEKSLTAVAMLVAIFRARPSPFYVMDEVEAALDDVNLRRLISLFEQLREKSQLIVITHQKATMEVADALYGVTMRGDGITTVISQRMRGQELAASPG, from the coding sequence GTGCACCTCAAGAGTCTGACGCTGAAGGGCTTCAAGTCCTTCGCCTCGCCGACGACTCTGCGCTTCGAACCCGGGATCACGTGCGTCGTCGGTCCCAACGGATCGGGCAAGTCGAACGTGGTCGACGCCCTGACCTGGGTGATGGGAGAGCAGGGCGCCAAAACCCTGCGCGGCGGCAAAATGGAGGACGTCATCTTCGCCGGCACGTCCTCACGGGCGCCGCTGGGCCGGGCCGAGGTGACGCTGACCATCGACAACTCGGACAACGCGCTGCCGATCGAGTACTCAGAGGTGTCGATCACCCGCCGCGTGTTCCGTGACGGTGCCGGCGAATACGAGATCAACGGCAGCAGTTGCCGATTGATGGATGTCCAGGAGTTGCTGAGCGACTCCGGCATCGGCCGCGAGATGCACGTCATCGTCGGGCAGGGCAAGCTCGCCGAGATCCTGGAGTCGCGACCCGAGGACCGCCGCGCCTTCATCGAGGAGGCCGCCGGGGTTCTCAAGCACCGCAAACGCAAGGAAAAAGCGGTCCGCAAGCTCGACTCGATGGCCGCGAACCTGGCCCGCCTCACCGATCTGACCACGGAGCTGCGCCGTCAGCTCAAGCCGCTGGGCCGCCAGGCCGAGATGGCACGGCGGGCGGCGACGATTCAGGCCGATCTGCGCGACGCCCGGCTGCGCCTGGCCGCCGACGACCTGGTGAGACGGCAGGTCGAGTTCCACAACACCAACCAGGCCGAGACCACGTTGCGCCGCGAGCACGACGAGGCGACCGTTCGGCTGGAAGCCTCGACCGTCGAATTGCAGGCACACGAGGCCGCGGTCGCCGAACTGACCCGCCGCGCCGAAGCCGCCCAACAGACCTGGTTCCGGGCGTCGGCGCTGGCCGAACGAGTGAGCGCCACCGTGCGGATCGCCACCGACCGGGCCCAGCTGTTCGAGGCCGAGACCGAGGTTTCCACCGGGCAGGATCCCGAGGCGTTGGAAGCCGAGGCCGACGAGGTCGCCGAACTGGAGATGGAGCTGCTCGGCGAGCTCGAGGAGTCGCGGATCGTTCTGGAGAGCGCCCGCGCCGAACTGGCCGAGCGTGAGCAGTTCGCCGCCGAGGTCGAACGGGCGCACCTGGCTGCGGCCCGCGCCGAGGCCGATCGCCGTGAAGGGCTGGCCCGCTTGGCCGGGCAGGTCGACACGATGCGTACCCGCGTCGAGTCGATCGACGACGGGGTCATGCGGATGTCGGTCAACATCGAGGAAGCAGCCGCCAAAGCCCAACTGGCCCAGGCTGAATTCGAGACCGTGCAGAGCCGGGTCGGTGAACTGGATGCCGGTGAAGTGGGTCTGGACGAGCAGCACGACCGCTCGGTGGCGGCCCTGCGGCTGGCCGATGAACGGGTGTCCGAACTGCAGTCGGCCGAGCGCGCCGCCGAACGGCAGGTCGCTTCGCTGCAGGCTCGGATCGAGGCGCTCTCGGTCAGCCTGGACCGACGCGACGGTGCCGCCTGGTTGCAGAAGAATCACAGCGGCGCAGGGCTTTTCGGCACCATCGGGGAGTACCTGAAGGTCCAGCCGGGGCACGAGGTCGCGGTGGCGACAGTTCTGGGTGCGGCCGCCGATGCGTTGGCCGCCGAGGATTTCGGGGTGGCCGCTGCCGCCGTCGCCGCGCTCAAACAATCCGACGGCGGGCGGGCAGCTCTGCTGTTGGGAGACTGGAAGGTCAACGGCTCGGCGCCGTCGGGCGCGCTTCCCGACGGTGCGATCTGGGCCAACGACGTGGTCACGGTCCCGGATCGCCTGCGGGGGGCCATCACTGCGATGCTGGCCGGGGTGGCGGTGGTGACCGATCTGCCTGCCGGCGTGCAGCTGGTCTCGGCGCGCCCGGACCTGCGCGCGGTGACCGCCGACGGTGATCTGGTCGGTGCCGGCTGGATCAGCGGCGGTTCCGACCGCAAACCGTCGACACTGGAGATCAGTTCCGAGATCGACAAGGCCCGTCGCGAACTGGAGGCCGCCGAGCGGCAGACCGGTGAGCTGGCGGCAGCATTGTCGGGCGCATTGACCGAGCAGGCTGCCCGCCAGGAGTCGGCCGAAGAGGCGATGGCCGCGCTCAACGAATCCGACGCGGCGATTTCGGCGATCTACGAGCAATTGGGCCGGCTGGGGCAGGATGCCCGCGGTGCCTCGGACGAGTGGCAGCGGTTGATCCGCCAACGCGACGAACTCGAGGGCGGACGCGCCCAGACCGTCGAGGAACTCGCCGAACTCGAGTCGCGGCTGCGCAACGCTGAACAGCTTCCGATGTTCGAGGCCGAGCCGGTGGACCGCCAGACCTCGACAGCTGCCGTTGAGGCGGCGCGTTCGGTCGAGGTGGAGGCCCGGCTGTCGGTACGCACCGCCGAAGAACGCGCGAATGCGGTTCGCGGACGGGCAGATTCATTGCGCCGGGCCGCCGCAGCAGAGCGTGAGGCGCGGGAGCGTGCGCAACGGGCTCGCGAGGCCCGTGCGCACGCGGCCCAGGTGGCCGCCGCCGTGTCCGAGTCGGGACGCGTTGTGGCCCAACGGCTGAGCGCAGTCGTGGCGGTGGCGTCGCGGATGCGCGACGAGTTGGCCACCGAGCGCCAACTGCGCGCCACGTCGCTGTCTCAGGTGCGCGAGGTCGTCACCGAACTCAACGCTCGGATCGCCACTCTCACTGACTCGCTGCACCGCGACGAGATGGCCAAAGCGCAAGCATCACTTCGTATCGAGCAGCTCGAGGCGCAGGTGCTCGAACAGTTCGGCATGCCCGCGGCAGACCTGATCGCCGAGTACGGCCCGCAGATTGCTTTGCCGCCCAGCGACTTGGAGATAACGGAGTACGAGCAGGCGCGTGAGCGGGGTGAACAGGTCATGGCGCCGGCGCCGATGCCGTTCGACAGGCCGACGCAGGAGCGCCGGGCCAAGAAGGCCGAACGCGAACTGTCGGAGTTGGGGCGGGTGAATCCGCTTGCCCTGGAAGAGTTTGCGGCGCTGGAAGAACGCTACAACTTCCTGTCGACACAACTTGAGGACGTCAAGGCCGCGCGAAGCGATCTGCTCGACGTGATCGCCGATGTCGATACCCGGATTCTGCAGGTGTTCACCGAGGCTTACGTCGACGTGGAACGCGAGTTCGAGCAGGTGTTCTCCACCCTGTTCCCCGGTGGTGAGGGGCGCCTGCTGCTGACCAATCCTGCCGACATGCTCACCACGGGAATCGAAGTCGAGGCCAGGCCGCCGGGCAAGAAGATCAAGCGACTTTCGCTGCTGTCGGGCGGTGAAAAGTCATTGACCGCAGTAGCCATGCTGGTGGCGATCTTCCGGGCCCGACCGTCCCCGTTCTACGTGATGGATGAGGTCGAGGCCGCGCTCGACGATGTGAACCTGCGCCGGCTGATCAGCCTGTTCGAGCAGCTGCGGGAGAAGTCCCAGCTGATCGTGATCACCCACCAGAAGGCCACCATGGAGGTCGCCGACGCGCTCTACGGTGTGACCATGCGCGGTGACGGCATCACCACCGTGATCTCGCAGCGGATGCGGGGTCAGGAGCTGGCCGCCAGCCCGGGCTGA